From Kineosporia succinea, the proteins below share one genomic window:
- the thrB gene encoding homoserine kinase — MTAAVGLVTTRRATVRVPATSANLGPGFDSLGLALDVHDVVSLGLAPSGLEVTVEGQGAGGVPLTEDHLVVRAIRAGFDHVGVAQPGIRLHCANSIPHGRGLGSSSAAVVAGLIAARGVLAEPEALDDPTVLALATSLEGHPDNAAATLLGGCTISWLTAAGVPRAERVDVRSDLGAVVCVPSGELSTSTARAMLPALVPHPDASFNAGRAALLVHALTRRPDLLLEATEDRLHQAQRAPAMPDTAELVRRVRELGAAAVVSGAGPTVLVLGSRTGAIDAVNAALAGTAANRWTVMTPGIDTVGSLLATEGE, encoded by the coding sequence GTGACCGCCGCCGTGGGGCTGGTGACGACACGCCGCGCCACCGTGCGGGTGCCCGCCACCAGCGCCAACCTGGGCCCGGGCTTCGACAGCCTGGGCCTGGCGCTCGACGTCCACGACGTGGTGTCCCTCGGCCTGGCGCCGTCCGGGCTCGAGGTCACGGTCGAGGGGCAGGGGGCCGGCGGGGTCCCGCTCACCGAGGACCACCTGGTCGTCCGCGCGATCCGCGCCGGGTTCGACCACGTCGGGGTGGCGCAGCCGGGTATCCGCCTGCACTGCGCCAACTCGATCCCGCACGGCCGCGGCCTGGGCTCGTCCTCGGCCGCGGTGGTGGCCGGCCTGATCGCCGCGCGCGGCGTGCTGGCCGAGCCGGAGGCGCTCGACGACCCCACCGTGCTGGCGCTCGCCACCTCGCTCGAGGGGCACCCCGACAACGCTGCCGCAACGCTTCTGGGCGGCTGCACGATCTCCTGGCTGACGGCGGCCGGGGTGCCGCGCGCGGAGCGGGTCGACGTGCGGTCCGACCTCGGCGCGGTGGTCTGCGTGCCGTCCGGCGAACTGTCCACCAGCACGGCGCGGGCCATGCTGCCGGCGCTGGTGCCCCACCCGGACGCCTCGTTCAACGCCGGGCGTGCCGCACTCCTGGTGCACGCCCTCACCCGCCGCCCCGACCTGCTGCTCGAGGCCACGGAAGACCGCCTGCACCAGGCCCAGCGGGCGCCCGCGATGCCGGACACCGCCGAGCTGGTGCGCCGGGTGCGGGAGTTGGGCGCGGCCGCGGTGGTCTCGGGGGCCGGGCCGACCGTGCTCGTGCTCGGTTCGCGCACCGGGGCGATCGACGCGGTGAACGCCGCTCTGGCCGGCACCGCCGCGAACCGCTGGACGGTCATGACCCCGGGAATCGACACGGTGGGCTCGCTTCTGGCTACAGAAGGTGAATGA
- the atpE gene encoding ATP synthase F0 subunit C, whose translation MVEGNIAFLGYGIAAIGPGIGIGLIFAAYINGVARQPESRSVLQTIAFTGFALTEALAILGLVFAFLFK comes from the coding sequence ATGGTCGAAGGCAACATCGCATTCCTCGGCTACGGCATCGCCGCGATCGGCCCGGGTATCGGTATCGGCCTGATCTTCGCCGCGTACATCAACGGTGTGGCTCGCCAGCCGGAGTCGCGCAGCGTCCTCCAGACCATCGCCTTCACCGGCTTCGCCCTCACCGAGGCGCTCGCCATCCTGGGTCTGGTCTTCGCGTTCCTCTTCAAGTGA
- the atpB gene encoding F0F1 ATP synthase subunit A, with protein sequence MIQLAAGGGETYEAPGTYEFWQPLIGDGAFALTRSMVVFAVVAVMISVVLLRITSNLRVVPGKAQFLVEGTYGMVRNGLARDIIGAEKFKPFLPLLFALFTVVLVNNLLGVFPLITFPTFSRIGYAIVLTAVVYVTYHGVWIKKMGVVGWLKSFVPSGLPAWIVPFMWLLEFMTYVITRPLTLALRLFGNMFAGHFMLLIFTFGGEYLLFHGSGFLPAAGALAYAFTLVMYAFEVVVQFLQAYVFVLLTCVYIAGAVADEH encoded by the coding sequence GTGATTCAACTGGCCGCAGGCGGCGGCGAGACCTACGAGGCTCCAGGCACCTACGAGTTCTGGCAGCCGCTGATCGGGGACGGCGCCTTTGCCCTCACCCGCTCGATGGTGGTCTTCGCCGTTGTCGCCGTGATGATCTCGGTCGTGCTGCTGCGCATCACGTCGAACCTCAGGGTGGTGCCGGGCAAGGCGCAGTTCCTCGTCGAGGGCACCTACGGGATGGTGCGCAACGGCCTGGCCCGCGACATCATCGGCGCGGAGAAGTTCAAGCCGTTCCTGCCGCTGCTCTTCGCGCTGTTCACCGTGGTCCTGGTGAACAACCTGCTGGGTGTCTTCCCGCTCATCACCTTCCCGACCTTCAGCCGTATCGGTTACGCGATCGTGCTGACGGCCGTCGTCTACGTCACCTACCACGGTGTGTGGATCAAGAAGATGGGTGTCGTCGGCTGGCTGAAGAGCTTCGTGCCGAGCGGCCTTCCGGCCTGGATCGTGCCGTTCATGTGGCTCCTCGAGTTCATGACCTACGTGATCACCCGGCCGCTGACGCTCGCGCTGCGACTCTTCGGCAACATGTTCGCCGGTCACTTCATGCTGCTGATCTTCACCTTCGGCGGCGAGTACCTCCTCTTCCACGGTTCCGGCTTCCTGCCCGCCGCCGGCGCCCTGGCCTACGCCTTCACCCTCGTCATGTACGCCTTCGAGGTTGTCGTCCAGTTCCTCCAGGCGTACGTCTTCGTGCTCCTGACCTGCGTTTACATCGCCGGTGCCGTCGCCGACGAGCACTGA
- a CDS encoding F0F1 ATP synthase subunit delta, protein MQGPSRVALAAGQDRLELLVSSAGTDAARLAQDLFGVTNLVASNAALRRALTESSRPAETRAALVARLLEGKVSASALDLVSGLVRAQWSDSSDLTEALEGLAVSAELSGAEKAGRLDRVEDELFRFSRTVAGDVTLRDAFAVRTPGVERKRQLVATLLSGKVAPETLSLASQAATAPRGRRVEQVLEKFLEAAAARRRQLVAEIVAASPLTEGQRSRLGTTLSRLYGRDIRLNVDIDPEVLGGLRIIVAGELIDSTVLSRLNTAKRTIAG, encoded by the coding sequence ATGCAAGGCCCGAGCCGGGTGGCGCTCGCCGCCGGTCAGGACCGGCTGGAGCTGCTCGTGAGCTCCGCCGGCACCGACGCGGCCCGGCTGGCGCAGGACCTGTTCGGGGTCACGAACCTGGTGGCCTCCAACGCCGCCCTGCGCCGGGCCCTGACCGAGTCGTCCCGGCCCGCCGAGACCCGCGCCGCCCTGGTGGCGCGGCTGCTCGAGGGCAAGGTCTCCGCCTCGGCGCTGGACCTGGTCTCCGGACTGGTCCGGGCGCAGTGGTCGGACTCCTCGGACCTCACCGAGGCACTGGAGGGTCTGGCGGTCTCCGCCGAGCTCTCCGGGGCCGAGAAGGCCGGGCGTCTCGACCGGGTGGAGGACGAGCTCTTCCGCTTCAGCCGCACGGTGGCCGGTGACGTGACGCTGCGCGACGCGTTCGCCGTCCGTACCCCGGGCGTGGAGCGCAAGCGCCAGCTGGTCGCCACCCTGCTCTCCGGCAAGGTGGCGCCCGAGACGCTGAGCCTGGCCTCGCAGGCCGCGACTGCCCCCCGGGGACGCCGCGTCGAGCAGGTCCTGGAGAAGTTCCTCGAGGCCGCCGCCGCCCGACGCCGCCAGCTGGTGGCCGAGATCGTGGCTGCCTCACCGCTCACCGAGGGGCAGCGGTCCCGGCTCGGCACCACGCTGAGCCGGCTCTACGGTCGCGACATCCGCCTCAACGTGGACATCGACCCCGAGGTGCTCGGCGGGCTGCGGATCATCGTGGCCGGCGAGCTGATCGACAGCACGGTCCTGAGCCGGCTGAACACGGCGAAGCGCACCATCGCAGGCTGA
- the thrC gene encoding threonine synthase, with protein MAHLWRGVVDEYRDRLPILGDAPAVTLGEGGTPLVRAHKLSEHTGCEVWLKCEGVNPTGSFKDRGMTAAMTAAAASGAKVVICASTGNTSASAAAYATAAGMTCAVLVPDGKIAMGKLAQAIAHGAQLLQVDGNFDDCLTVARKLADAYPVELVNSVNPARIEGQKTAAFEIVDVLGDAPDIHCLPVGNAGNITAYWRGYQEYATDGRLPAKASKTPKMWGFQAAGAAPIVLGHPVDHPETVATAIRIGNPASWQQAIEARDSSGGRIDAVDDPAILAAHRWLSSKEGVFVEPGSAASVAGLLQTHAAGELEPGQRVVCTVTGHGLKDPQWALKTADGGDVQPTRIQVDTVSIANAIGLA; from the coding sequence ATGGCACATCTGTGGCGCGGAGTCGTCGACGAGTACCGGGACCGGCTCCCGATTCTGGGTGACGCCCCGGCGGTGACGCTGGGCGAGGGCGGCACACCGCTGGTGCGGGCGCACAAGCTCTCCGAGCACACCGGCTGCGAGGTCTGGCTGAAGTGCGAGGGCGTCAACCCGACCGGCTCGTTCAAGGACCGCGGGATGACGGCCGCGATGACGGCCGCCGCCGCGAGCGGCGCCAAGGTCGTCATCTGCGCCTCCACCGGCAACACCTCGGCGAGCGCGGCGGCCTACGCCACGGCCGCCGGGATGACCTGTGCGGTGCTGGTTCCGGACGGCAAGATCGCGATGGGCAAGCTGGCCCAGGCGATCGCCCACGGCGCGCAGCTGCTGCAGGTCGACGGCAACTTCGACGACTGCCTCACGGTGGCCCGCAAGCTCGCCGACGCCTACCCGGTCGAGCTGGTGAACTCGGTCAACCCGGCCCGCATCGAGGGCCAGAAGACGGCCGCGTTCGAGATCGTCGACGTGCTCGGCGACGCGCCCGACATCCACTGCCTGCCGGTCGGCAACGCGGGCAACATCACCGCGTACTGGCGCGGCTATCAGGAGTACGCGACCGACGGCCGCCTGCCGGCCAAGGCGTCGAAAACCCCGAAGATGTGGGGCTTCCAGGCCGCCGGCGCCGCGCCGATCGTGCTCGGCCACCCGGTCGACCACCCCGAGACGGTCGCCACCGCGATCCGCATCGGCAACCCGGCCTCCTGGCAGCAGGCGATCGAGGCCCGCGACTCCTCGGGCGGGCGCATCGACGCCGTCGACGACCCGGCCATCCTCGCCGCACACCGCTGGCTCTCCTCGAAGGAGGGCGTCTTCGTGGAGCCCGGTTCGGCCGCGTCGGTCGCCGGCCTGCTCCAGACCCACGCCGCCGGTGAGCTCGAGCCGGGCCAGCGCGTGGTCTGCACGGTCACCGGCCACGGGCTGAAAGACCCGCAGTGGGCGCTGAAGACCGCCGACGGCGGCGACGTGCAGCCGACCCGCATCCAGGTCGACACGGTCAGCATCGCGAACGCGATCGGTCTGGCCTGA
- a CDS encoding F0F1 ATP synthase subunit B, with product MNSLVLIAAETETHDQATGWGTKLPLVPHPSEVVVSLVFFLIVLWVMKKYVVPRLEAVYAERTAEIEGGIEKAAKAQAEAAAALDEYQAQLAEARAEAGRIREEARAQGAEIVAELREQAQAEAARIVSSAQQQVAAERQQAVVQLRSDVGALATDLASRIVGESLQDSARQSRVIDRFLDELEAADAAPSTGRVS from the coding sequence ATGAATTCGCTTGTTCTCATTGCTGCTGAGACCGAGACGCACGACCAGGCGACCGGTTGGGGTACCAAGCTGCCGCTGGTTCCGCACCCGTCGGAAGTTGTCGTCAGTCTTGTCTTCTTCCTCATCGTCCTCTGGGTGATGAAGAAGTACGTGGTTCCGCGTCTCGAGGCGGTCTACGCCGAGCGCACCGCCGAGATCGAGGGCGGGATCGAGAAGGCGGCCAAGGCTCAGGCCGAGGCCGCTGCCGCCCTGGACGAGTACCAGGCCCAGCTGGCCGAGGCTCGCGCCGAGGCCGGCCGGATCCGCGAGGAGGCTCGCGCCCAGGGCGCCGAGATCGTCGCGGAACTGCGCGAGCAGGCCCAGGCCGAAGCGGCCCGGATCGTCTCGTCCGCCCAGCAGCAGGTTGCTGCCGAGCGGCAGCAGGCGGTCGTGCAGCTGCGGTCGGACGTCGGCGCCCTGGCGACCGACCTGGCGTCCCGGATCGTCGGCGAGTCCCTCCAGGACTCCGCCCGTCAGTCCCGCGTCATCGACCGCTTCCTCGACGAGCTGGAAGCGGCCGACGCCGCGCCCAGCACGGGCCGGGTCTCCTGA
- a CDS encoding L-threonylcarbamoyladenylate synthase gives MSVRFDCAQEVQRSRGITKAADVVAEGDLVVLPTDTVYGIGCDAFDAEAVSALLAAKGRGRAMPPPVLVPHVRTLDGIAAGITPDIRALAEAFWPGALTIITRAQPTLRWDLGETNGTVALRMPLHPVALELLERTGPMAVSSANLTGHAAALTCAQAQEMLGDSVAVYLDGGDAELGVASTIVDCTSTPPRVVRQGAVTLEDLRSVVPSLLGLGEEPGREPGEQRAVPGASEASESAG, from the coding sequence GTGAGTGTGCGTTTCGACTGCGCCCAGGAGGTCCAGCGTTCGCGCGGCATCACCAAGGCCGCCGACGTGGTGGCCGAAGGTGATCTCGTCGTTCTGCCGACCGACACCGTCTACGGAATCGGCTGCGACGCCTTCGATGCGGAGGCGGTGTCCGCGCTGCTCGCCGCCAAGGGCCGGGGCCGCGCCATGCCCCCGCCCGTGCTGGTGCCGCACGTGCGCACCCTCGACGGCATCGCGGCGGGCATCACCCCCGACATCCGCGCGCTGGCCGAGGCGTTCTGGCCCGGTGCGCTGACGATCATCACCCGGGCCCAGCCCACCCTGCGCTGGGACCTCGGCGAGACCAACGGCACCGTGGCGCTGCGGATGCCGCTGCACCCGGTGGCGCTGGAGCTGCTCGAGCGCACCGGGCCGATGGCCGTCTCCAGCGCCAATCTCACCGGGCACGCCGCGGCGCTGACCTGTGCGCAGGCGCAGGAGATGCTCGGTGACTCGGTGGCCGTCTACCTCGACGGCGGCGACGCCGAGCTGGGCGTCGCCTCCACCATCGTCGACTGCACCTCCACCCCGCCGCGGGTGGTGCGCCAGGGGGCGGTCACGCTCGAAGACCTGCGCTCGGTGGTGCCCTCCCTGCTCGGCCTCGGCGAGGAACCCGGTCGGGAACCCGGCGAGCAGCGGGCTGTGCCGGGCGCGTCGGAAGCATCGGAGAGCGCCGGGTGA
- the prfA gene encoding peptide chain release factor 1 has product MTQLTPDESAQAAVEPLLGEYEELERQLADPSIHADAGLARKLGRRYAELGAVHAGHEEWRAALDDLEAARELAAEDSSFAEELPALEAALTEAREKLHRLLIPRDPDDARDVILEIKAGEGGEESALFAGDLLRMYLRYAERNGWRTEVIDSTESDLGGYKDISVAVKYRGNPGPGEGVFAKLKYEGGVHRVQRVPVTESQGRIHTSAAGVLALPEPDEAVEIEIDPNDLRIDVYRSSGPGGQSVNTTDSAVRITHVPTGVVASCQNEKSQLQNKESALRILRARLHAIQVEAAAAEASQARRSQVRTVDRSERIRTYNFPENRIADHRTGFKAYNLDQVLDGDLGPVIQSCLDADESAQLAALQSVR; this is encoded by the coding sequence ATGACCCAGCTCACCCCCGACGAGTCCGCGCAGGCCGCCGTCGAGCCGCTGCTCGGCGAGTACGAGGAGCTGGAACGGCAGCTCGCCGACCCCTCGATCCACGCCGACGCGGGTCTGGCCCGCAAACTCGGCCGCCGCTACGCCGAGCTGGGCGCCGTGCACGCCGGTCACGAGGAATGGCGCGCCGCGCTCGACGACCTGGAGGCCGCCCGCGAGCTGGCCGCCGAGGACTCGTCCTTCGCCGAGGAGCTGCCCGCACTCGAGGCCGCGCTGACCGAGGCCCGGGAGAAGCTGCACCGTCTGCTGATCCCGCGCGACCCGGACGACGCGCGCGACGTGATCCTGGAGATCAAGGCCGGTGAGGGCGGCGAGGAGTCGGCCCTGTTCGCCGGCGACCTGCTGCGCATGTACCTGCGCTACGCCGAGCGCAACGGCTGGCGCACCGAGGTCATCGACTCCACCGAGAGCGATCTCGGTGGCTACAAGGACATCTCGGTCGCCGTGAAGTACCGGGGCAACCCGGGCCCGGGCGAGGGCGTGTTCGCGAAACTCAAGTACGAGGGCGGGGTTCACCGCGTGCAGCGCGTGCCCGTGACCGAGTCGCAGGGGCGCATCCACACCTCGGCCGCCGGCGTGCTGGCGCTCCCCGAGCCCGACGAGGCCGTCGAGATCGAGATCGACCCGAACGACCTGCGCATCGACGTCTACCGCTCGTCCGGTCCCGGTGGCCAGAGCGTCAACACCACCGACTCGGCCGTGCGCATCACCCATGTGCCCACCGGCGTGGTCGCGTCCTGCCAGAACGAGAAGTCGCAGCTGCAGAACAAGGAATCGGCCCTGCGCATCCTGCGCGCCCGGCTGCACGCGATCCAGGTCGAGGCCGCCGCCGCCGAGGCCTCGCAGGCCCGGCGCTCGCAGGTGCGCACCGTCGACCGCTCCGAGCGGATCCGCACCTACAACTTCCCGGAGAACCGGATCGCCGACCACCGCACCGGTTTCAAGGCCTACAACCTCGATCAGGTGCTCGACGGCGACCTCGGCCCGGTGATCCAGTCCTGCCTGGACGCCGACGAGAGTGCCCAGCTCGCCGCGCTGCAGTCGGTGCGCTGA
- the prmC gene encoding peptide chain release factor N(5)-glutamine methyltransferase produces MPELKDVMAGAVRILADAGVPSPSADANILLAHVLGVERRELSRRVILGYRLTDDETSRVATLLERRAERVPLQHLTGRTGFRRLEILVGPGVFVPRVETEWVAGLAVEEAARLSQPLVVDLCTGSGAIALAVADEVPEARVVAVELDPPAVEWARRNVEALGSRVDLRPGDAVRADEHLLADLVGMVDVVVANPPYIPPDAEPTEPEVRDHDPVLALYGGGDDGLAIPRGVVATAARLLKPGGLLVMEHADVQGEGGRLLATAPDWVDVGTHRDLAGRDRALVARRAG; encoded by the coding sequence GTGCCCGAGCTGAAAGACGTGATGGCCGGGGCGGTCCGGATCCTCGCCGATGCCGGGGTGCCCTCGCCCTCGGCCGACGCGAACATCCTGCTGGCGCACGTGCTCGGGGTCGAGCGGCGTGAGCTGTCCCGCCGGGTGATCCTCGGCTACCGCCTTACCGACGACGAGACCTCCCGGGTGGCAACCCTTCTCGAGCGCCGCGCGGAACGGGTTCCGTTGCAGCACCTGACCGGGCGCACCGGGTTCCGGCGGCTCGAGATCCTGGTCGGGCCGGGCGTCTTCGTGCCCCGGGTCGAGACGGAGTGGGTGGCGGGGCTGGCCGTCGAGGAGGCCGCACGGCTTTCGCAGCCGTTGGTGGTCGACCTGTGCACCGGGTCGGGCGCCATCGCCCTGGCGGTGGCCGACGAGGTGCCCGAGGCTCGCGTGGTGGCGGTCGAGCTCGATCCGCCGGCGGTGGAGTGGGCCCGGCGCAATGTCGAGGCGCTGGGCTCCCGGGTGGACCTGCGGCCCGGTGACGCGGTGCGCGCCGACGAGCACCTGCTCGCCGACCTGGTGGGGATGGTGGACGTGGTGGTCGCCAACCCGCCCTACATCCCGCCGGACGCCGAGCCGACCGAGCCCGAGGTGCGTGACCACGACCCAGTGCTGGCGTTGTACGGGGGAGGGGACGACGGTCTGGCGATCCCGCGGGGCGTGGTCGCGACCGCGGCCCGGCTGCTCAAGCCGGGTGGGCTGCTGGTGATGGAGCACGCCGACGTGCAGGGTGAGGGTGGCCGTCTGCTGGCCACCGCGCCGGACTGGGTGGACGTGGGCACGCACCGCGACCTGGCCGGGCGGGACCGGGCCCTGGTGGCGCGGCGCGCGGGCTGA
- a CDS encoding glycosyltransferase family 4 protein, translating into MRGYLFVFLIAATVTYLTTPAVRRIARRIGAVTALRERDVHTVPIPRLGGAAIYAGIAIAMLTASRVPFFEGVFTGRTAYVVLLSAGAVCLLGVFDDLWELDALTKAAGQMLAAGIMAWQGIQLLFLPIFGTFIPSRMLLIAVTVVAILVTINAVNFVDGLDGLAAGMTAIAGAAFFVYSYLLARDSSPNDYASLASVLTAALVGACVGFLPHNFNPARIFMGDSGSMLLGLLMATSTVAITGTVEPSTLAEIGILPAFMPLVLPLAVLALPILDLTLAILRRTRAGKMPWQPDKLHLHHRMLSLGHSHAGAVLILYFWTATVGFGVILFAFVSPRRAILIGGAAVLLALILTVGRRNWGQMAASAVPGAGPRSATVVIPADPSLPRAAADPDLSTSPAGITKPSARQVRSTENGQDEGQDQAPDERGTHRSGAGVNSGMNGS; encoded by the coding sequence GTGAGGGGTTACCTCTTCGTCTTCCTCATCGCCGCGACGGTCACCTACCTGACCACCCCGGCGGTGCGGCGGATCGCCCGGCGGATCGGGGCCGTCACCGCTCTGCGTGAGCGAGACGTGCACACGGTGCCGATCCCGCGGCTGGGTGGCGCGGCCATCTACGCGGGCATCGCGATCGCCATGCTGACCGCGTCCCGGGTGCCGTTCTTCGAAGGGGTGTTCACCGGCCGCACCGCCTACGTGGTGCTGCTGTCGGCCGGTGCGGTCTGTCTGCTCGGGGTCTTCGACGACCTCTGGGAGCTGGACGCCCTCACCAAGGCGGCCGGGCAGATGCTCGCCGCCGGGATCATGGCCTGGCAGGGCATCCAGCTGCTGTTCCTGCCGATCTTCGGCACCTTCATCCCGTCCCGGATGCTGCTGATCGCGGTCACCGTGGTCGCGATCCTGGTGACGATCAACGCGGTGAACTTCGTGGACGGGCTCGACGGCCTGGCCGCCGGGATGACGGCGATCGCGGGGGCCGCCTTCTTCGTCTACTCCTACCTGCTGGCCCGGGACTCCTCGCCCAACGACTACGCGTCGCTGGCCTCGGTGCTCACGGCGGCCCTGGTCGGCGCCTGCGTCGGGTTCCTGCCGCACAACTTCAACCCGGCCCGGATCTTCATGGGCGACAGCGGTTCCATGCTGCTCGGGCTGCTGATGGCCACGTCCACGGTCGCGATCACCGGCACGGTCGAGCCCTCGACCCTGGCCGAGATCGGCATCCTGCCCGCGTTCATGCCGCTGGTGCTGCCGCTGGCCGTGCTCGCCCTGCCGATCCTCGACCTGACGCTGGCCATCCTGCGCCGCACCCGGGCCGGCAAGATGCCCTGGCAGCCCGACAAGCTGCACCTGCACCACCGCATGCTGAGCCTGGGCCACAGCCACGCCGGGGCTGTCCTGATCCTCTACTTCTGGACGGCCACGGTCGGTTTCGGCGTCATCCTGTTCGCCTTCGTCTCACCCCGCCGGGCGATCCTGATCGGGGGAGCGGCCGTGCTGCTGGCCCTGATCCTGACCGTCGGGCGCAGGAACTGGGGGCAGATGGCGGCCAGTGCCGTGCCCGGTGCCGGTCCCCGCAGCGCCACCGTGGTGATCCCGGCCGACCCGTCGCTGCCCCGCGCCGCGGCCGATCCGGATCTCAGTACATCTCCGGCCGGAATCACGAAACCAAGCGCACGCCAAGTTCGTTCAACAGAGAATGGCCAGGATGAGGGCCAGGACCAGGCCCCCGACGAGCGAGGCACGCACCGTAGCGGGGCCGGCGTGAACTCCGGAATGAACGGATCGTGA
- the rpmE gene encoding 50S ribosomal protein L31, with protein sequence MKAGIHPQYVTTTVKCACGETFETRSTATSGAISTETCSACHPFYTGKQRILDTGGRVARFQARYGKKTESK encoded by the coding sequence ATGAAGGCCGGCATTCACCCGCAGTACGTGACCACCACGGTCAAGTGCGCCTGCGGCGAGACTTTCGAGACCCGCAGCACCGCCACGAGCGGCGCCATCTCCACCGAGACGTGCTCCGCCTGCCACCCGTTCTACACGGGCAAGCAGCGCATCCTGGACACCGGTGGCCGGGTGGCGCGCTTCCAGGCCCGCTACGGCAAGAAGACCGAAAGCAAGTAG
- the rho gene encoding transcription termination factor Rho, whose amino-acid sequence MSAAVDLSTLRLPQLQAVASQLGINGTARMRKAELLEAIRSHQGSGAVAAPAATRSRRAASAPAGAPARTRRTSARSVAAAEETEAAAPAQEALIEAPAGKNGTTGRRGRAAAAVAAPVEAEPAPVEVPAEPVAADAEPAAERPTRGRGRNSNRAERSETRSDNRAEGGRAEGGRTEREGSRPERDGQRDSQGRNNSQRRNAAAPVNNPPADDDDDDLDGRGRRRGRRFRDRKRGRGREGEPGGIDEVEVNEDDVVVPVAGILDVLDSYAFLRTSGYLPGPNDVYVSLGQVKKYGLRKGDAVTGAVRQPREGEQANQRQKFNALVRLDTVNGSAPEEARNRPEFGKLTPLYPQERLRLETESNIISTRIIDLVAPIGKGQRGLIVSPPKAGKTLVLQAIANAITRNNPECHLMVVLVDERPEEVTDMQRTVKGEVIASTFDRPADDHTAVAELSIERAKRLVELGHDVVVLLDSITRLGRAYNLAAPASGRILSGGVDSSALYPPKRFFGAARNIEHGGSLTILATALVETGSKMDEVIFEEFKGTGNMEVKLSRQLADKRIFPAVDVNASSTRREEILMGKDELGVIYRLRRVLGALEPQQAIELLLDRTKKSSSNAEFLMQVQKTSPSGE is encoded by the coding sequence ATGTCGGCCGCCGTCGACCTCTCCACGCTCCGCCTGCCGCAGCTCCAGGCGGTGGCCTCGCAACTGGGCATCAACGGCACGGCCCGGATGCGTAAGGCGGAGCTGCTCGAGGCGATCCGCAGCCATCAGGGCTCCGGCGCCGTGGCGGCCCCGGCCGCCACCCGCTCCCGTCGCGCGGCGTCCGCTCCCGCCGGCGCCCCGGCCCGCACGCGTCGTACCTCCGCCCGCAGCGTCGCCGCGGCCGAGGAGACCGAGGCCGCCGCGCCCGCGCAGGAAGCGCTGATCGAGGCCCCGGCCGGCAAGAACGGAACCACCGGCCGCCGTGGCCGGGCCGCCGCCGCGGTCGCCGCCCCGGTCGAGGCCGAGCCGGCCCCGGTCGAGGTGCCCGCCGAGCCGGTGGCCGCCGACGCCGAGCCGGCGGCAGAGCGCCCCACCCGGGGTCGTGGCCGCAACAGCAACCGCGCCGAGCGTTCCGAAACCCGTTCGGACAACCGGGCCGAGGGGGGCCGGGCCGAAGGGGGCCGCACCGAGCGCGAGGGCAGCCGTCCCGAGCGTGACGGTCAGCGGGACAGTCAGGGCCGCAACAACTCCCAGCGTCGCAACGCCGCCGCCCCGGTGAACAACCCGCCCGCCGACGACGACGATGACGACCTCGACGGCCGGGGCCGTCGCCGGGGCCGTCGCTTCCGTGACCGCAAGCGCGGTCGGGGTCGCGAGGGCGAGCCCGGTGGCATCGACGAGGTCGAGGTCAACGAAGACGACGTGGTCGTCCCGGTGGCCGGCATCCTCGACGTGCTCGACTCGTACGCGTTCCTGCGCACCTCCGGCTACCTGCCCGGCCCGAACGACGTCTACGTCTCGCTCGGCCAGGTCAAGAAGTACGGTCTGCGCAAGGGCGACGCCGTCACCGGCGCCGTGCGTCAGCCGCGCGAGGGTGAGCAGGCCAACCAGCGCCAGAAGTTCAACGCGCTGGTGCGTCTCGACACCGTCAACGGCAGCGCCCCCGAAGAGGCGCGCAACCGGCCGGAGTTCGGCAAGCTCACGCCGCTCTACCCGCAGGAGCGCCTGCGGCTGGAGACCGAGTCGAACATCATCTCCACCCGCATCATCGACCTGGTGGCGCCGATCGGTAAGGGCCAGCGCGGCCTGATCGTCTCCCCGCCGAAGGCCGGAAAGACCCTGGTGCTGCAGGCGATCGCCAACGCGATCACCCGCAACAACCCCGAGTGCCACCTCATGGTCGTGCTGGTCGACGAGCGGCCCGAAGAGGTCACCGACATGCAGCGCACGGTCAAGGGTGAGGTCATCGCCTCCACCTTCGACCGTCCGGCCGACGACCACACGGCCGTCGCCGAGCTGTCGATCGAGCGCGCCAAGCGTTTGGTCGAGCTGGGGCACGACGTGGTCGTGCTGCTCGACTCGATCACCCGTCTGGGCCGCGCCTACAACCTGGCCGCACCGGCCAGCGGGCGCATCCTCTCCGGTGGTGTCGACTCCAGCGCGCTCTACCCGCCGAAGCGGTTCTTCGGCGCGGCGCGCAACATCGAGCACGGTGGCTCGCTCACGATCCTCGCCACCGCGCTGGTCGAGACCGGCTCAAAGATGGACGAAGTGATCTTCGAGGAGTTCAAGGGCACCGGCAACATGGAGGTGAAGCTGTCGCGCCAGCTGGCCGACAAGCGGATCTTCCCGGCGGTCGACGTCAACGCCTCCAGCACGCGTCGTGAAGAGATCCTGATGGGCAAGGACGAGCTCGGTGTGATCTACCGGTTGCGCCGCGTGCTCGGTGCTCTCGAGCCCCAGCAGGCCATCGAGCTCCTGCTCGACCGCACCAAGAAGAGCTCCAGCAACGCGGAGTTCCTCATGCAGGTGCAGAAGACCTCGCCCAGCGGCGAATAG